A region of Nitrospinota bacterium DNA encodes the following proteins:
- the rsmH gene encoding 16S rRNA (cytosine(1402)-N(4))-methyltransferase RsmH: MARSRGPLKHVPVLLEETISLLDQPGIKTVVDATVGGGGHAEALLSRFGRIDRLLGIDRDAQAVQRAGDRLARFGSRVTMVKASFAEIGEVLDRMGIGMVDAVLMDLGVSSFQLEDAARGFSFMKDGPLDMRMDKDQKTTAAHMVNGLSEQELASIFFEYGEERHSRRIARAILRQREQAPIQTTLELAKTVAAVSPRGGSKIHPATRVFQALRIAVNGEIEKLRPSIEGAVARLNPGGRIAVITFHSLEDRIVKNTFADLAGRCVCPRSAPVCVCGAKGVVSILTKKPLAPSDEEVGANPRARSAKLRAAEKLAA; the protein is encoded by the coding sequence GTGGCAAGGAGTCGCGGACCATTGAAACACGTCCCGGTCCTGCTGGAGGAGACAATTTCCCTGCTTGACCAGCCGGGGATTAAAACGGTCGTGGACGCCACCGTGGGAGGGGGCGGCCATGCCGAGGCGCTTCTTTCGCGGTTCGGGAGGATAGATCGTCTTCTGGGCATTGACCGTGATGCGCAGGCCGTGCAAAGGGCGGGGGACAGGCTGGCCCGCTTTGGAAGCCGCGTAACGATGGTCAAGGCCAGCTTCGCCGAAATAGGGGAGGTTTTGGACCGGATGGGTATTGGCATGGTCGACGCCGTGTTGATGGACCTTGGGGTCTCCTCGTTCCAGTTAGAGGACGCGGCCCGTGGCTTCTCCTTCATGAAAGACGGCCCCCTGGACATGCGGATGGACAAGGACCAGAAAACAACTGCGGCCCACATGGTGAACGGCTTGAGCGAACAGGAATTGGCCTCCATATTCTTCGAGTACGGCGAGGAGCGCCACTCCAGGAGAATCGCCAGGGCGATCCTCCGGCAAAGAGAGCAGGCGCCTATCCAGACCACATTGGAACTGGCGAAGACTGTGGCCGCCGTATCCCCGCGCGGGGGCTCGAAAATCCATCCCGCCACAAGGGTGTTCCAGGCGTTGAGGATAGCCGTCAACGGTGAGATCGAAAAGCTTCGCCCTTCCATCGAAGGGGCGGTGGCAAGGCTCAATCCCGGCGGCAGGATAGCGGTGATCACATTCCACAGCCTGGAGGACAGGATCGTGAAGAACACGTTTGCCGATCTTGCCGGCCGGTGCGTCTGCCCGAGGAGCGCCCCTGTTTGCGTGTGCGGGGCGAAGGGGGTGGTGTCCATACTCACAAAAAAACCGTTGGCGCCTTCCGATGAAGAGGTCGGCGCAAATCCCCGGGCGCGTTCGGCAAAGCTGCGCGCCGCGGAAAAGCTGGCGGCGTAG
- the murD gene encoding UDP-N-acetylmuramoyl-L-alanine--D-glutamate ligase has translation MDDYKGKKALVIGLARSGVAAASLLASRGAAVTVTDMKKAEDLGEFSMALPSSVAQKLGGHEGIGPEGFDLAVISPGVPWDAPFPAAVRRAGVEMISEMELGSRHIGAPMIAITGANGKTTTTTLAGRMMEAAGKRTFVGGNIGAPLCGAAGKDYDWIVAEVSSFQMEGVKTFRPKVSAVLNVTPDHMDRHKTMQAYAALKAAIFKNQGEGDTVILNAEDGVTLSFNPPAGAQTLWFGHACHGWQGAWIENGAAVADMGAGKIKLFDLADLKVPGSHNVENALAASLAALAAGASPHAVAEVIKGFTGLPHRMEIVDVVNGVTFINDSKGTNTDASIKSLSGYFKNVVIIAGGSSKGADFGAFADTIRRHAKGAVLIGKTAPQIQSALGGFSPAQRASDMREAVRAAAAMCAEGDTVLLSPACASFDMFNNYEHRGDVFRAAVAELSTEAAQCR, from the coding sequence ATGGACGATTACAAGGGAAAAAAGGCGTTGGTGATCGGGCTTGCCCGGAGCGGAGTGGCCGCCGCGTCGCTGCTGGCCTCACGCGGGGCGGCCGTCACCGTGACCGATATGAAGAAGGCGGAGGATCTCGGCGAATTTTCGATGGCGCTTCCATCCTCCGTGGCGCAAAAGCTCGGCGGCCACGAAGGGATCGGCCCGGAAGGGTTTGATCTGGCGGTGATAAGCCCCGGTGTCCCGTGGGACGCGCCGTTCCCCGCTGCGGTGCGGCGGGCGGGAGTGGAGATGATCTCGGAGATGGAGCTTGGTTCCCGGCATATCGGCGCCCCAATGATCGCCATCACCGGCGCCAACGGCAAGACCACCACCACCACGCTTGCCGGAAGGATGATGGAGGCGGCCGGCAAAAGGACGTTCGTGGGAGGCAACATCGGCGCTCCGCTGTGCGGCGCGGCGGGGAAGGACTACGACTGGATAGTGGCGGAGGTGTCAAGCTTCCAGATGGAGGGGGTGAAGACCTTCCGGCCAAAGGTGAGCGCTGTGCTAAACGTCACGCCGGACCATATGGACAGGCACAAGACCATGCAGGCGTATGCGGCCCTCAAGGCGGCCATTTTCAAGAACCAGGGAGAAGGGGACACGGTGATCCTCAACGCCGAAGACGGCGTTACCCTGTCGTTCAATCCTCCCGCCGGAGCGCAGACTCTGTGGTTCGGCCATGCCTGCCACGGCTGGCAGGGGGCATGGATAGAGAACGGGGCCGCCGTTGCGGACATGGGCGCGGGAAAAATAAAGCTGTTCGACCTTGCGGACCTGAAAGTCCCCGGCTCCCATAACGTGGAGAACGCCTTGGCGGCGTCTTTGGCCGCGCTGGCGGCCGGGGCTTCGCCACATGCGGTGGCCGAAGTGATAAAAGGATTCACCGGATTGCCCCACAGGATGGAGATTGTGGACGTGGTAAACGGGGTGACATTCATCAACGACTCGAAGGGGACGAACACCGACGCTTCGATTAAGAGCCTTTCCGGCTATTTCAAGAACGTGGTGATAATCGCCGGGGGATCGAGCAAGGGGGCCGACTTCGGCGCATTCGCCGACACCATCCGGCGCCACGCCAAAGGGGCGGTGCTCATCGGCAAGACCGCCCCGCAGATTCAAAGCGCGCTGGGCGGTTTCTCCCCGGCGCAGAGGGCTTCGGACATGCGGGAGGCCGTCCGCGCGGCAGCGGCGATGTGCGCCGAAGGGGACACTGTGCTTCTTTCACCCGCCTGCGCCAGTTTTGACATGTTCAATAACTACGAGCACCGCGGCGACGTTTTCCGCGCGGCGGTGGCGGAGCTTTCCACGGAGGCGGCCCAATGCCGGTGA
- a CDS encoding division/cell wall cluster transcriptional repressor MraZ, giving the protein MFIGEYEVSLDPKGRLNLPAKVRDTLLNVFAPPLIVTVSDRCLAGYPARQWLEKYEKLEAEPYTPERGDLLRAISANAEECPIKNGRILIPGRLREYAGLGKSAVVVGRIKKIEIWSTGNYGELKTANPALGLSERIRGLGF; this is encoded by the coding sequence GTGTTTATCGGCGAATATGAAGTCAGCCTGGATCCCAAGGGAAGATTGAATCTACCCGCCAAAGTCCGGGATACTTTGCTCAACGTATTTGCCCCGCCGTTGATTGTCACCGTGTCGGACCGGTGTCTTGCCGGTTATCCGGCAAGGCAATGGCTGGAAAAATACGAAAAGCTGGAAGCGGAGCCGTACACGCCGGAGCGGGGCGATCTTTTGCGGGCCATATCGGCCAACGCGGAAGAGTGCCCGATAAAGAACGGGCGCATCCTGATTCCCGGCAGGCTCCGGGAATACGCGGGGCTTGGCAAGTCTGCCGTGGTTGTTGGGAGGATCAAGAAGATCGAGATATGGTCCACCGGAAACTATGGCGAGTTGAAGACGGCCAATCCAGCGTTGGGACTTTCGGAGAGGATAAGGGGGCTAGGCTTTTAG
- a CDS encoding UDP-N-acetylmuramoyl-tripeptide--D-alanyl-D-alanine ligase — translation MAKFDVERIAEAVNGRLICGDVKKVAGVATNSREVTRGCLFVAIIGERLDGHDFVREAFNAGAAAAIVSNPFLLLSEAGKTLILVENTVRALQDLAAYHRRRFKKLLVVGVTGSNGKTTVKNMAAKALSAKFKTLKTEGNLNNHIGVPLTLLNLDRTHKAAVIEMGMNSPGEIARLTQIAAPSIGVITNIGAAHIGRLGSLSAVRRAKEEIVVGMGQKGTAVLNASDPNSAPIIKKKTRKTITFGARDVADVELVDAWTEKNGRMIVVSHKGKETAIRLGLLGLKDVENALAAFAVGLAAKVKPEKIAAALGKVKAEKMRMEPLKLPNGVLVINDAYNANPQSSEAALQSVAAMKKPGKFYFVFGDMLELGAESENAHRRIGKLAAKSGVDAVFALGKMAALAAAEAGKSGVRGVVRKTHWELAGAISGCVHAGDTVLVKGSRGMAMERAVTHLVEILGG, via the coding sequence ATGGCAAAGTTCGACGTTGAGCGGATAGCCGAGGCCGTCAACGGCCGGCTGATCTGCGGAGATGTGAAAAAGGTGGCGGGAGTCGCCACCAATTCGCGCGAGGTGACGCGCGGATGCCTGTTCGTGGCCATCATAGGCGAGAGGCTGGACGGGCACGACTTCGTGCGCGAGGCGTTCAACGCGGGGGCGGCGGCGGCCATCGTGTCCAACCCGTTCCTTCTTTTGTCCGAGGCGGGCAAGACGCTGATCCTGGTGGAGAACACCGTGCGGGCGCTCCAGGACCTGGCGGCGTACCACAGGAGAAGGTTCAAAAAACTCCTCGTGGTGGGGGTCACGGGCTCCAACGGCAAGACGACGGTGAAGAACATGGCGGCCAAGGCGCTGTCAGCCAAATTCAAGACTTTGAAGACCGAGGGGAATCTGAACAACCATATCGGCGTGCCGCTGACGCTTTTGAACCTGGACAGGACGCACAAGGCGGCCGTGATCGAGATGGGGATGAATTCGCCGGGGGAGATTGCAAGGCTCACGCAGATCGCCGCCCCCTCCATCGGTGTGATAACCAACATAGGAGCCGCGCACATAGGAAGGCTTGGCTCGCTTTCGGCGGTGCGGCGCGCCAAGGAGGAGATCGTCGTTGGCATGGGGCAAAAAGGGACCGCCGTGCTCAACGCCTCCGATCCGAACAGCGCGCCCATTATAAAGAAGAAAACGCGCAAGACTATCACCTTCGGCGCGCGGGACGTGGCGGACGTGGAACTTGTGGACGCATGGACGGAAAAAAACGGCCGGATGATCGTGGTCAGCCACAAGGGGAAAGAGACCGCGATCAGGCTGGGGCTTTTGGGATTAAAGGACGTGGAGAACGCCCTGGCGGCGTTCGCCGTGGGGCTGGCCGCCAAGGTGAAACCGGAGAAGATAGCGGCGGCCCTCGGGAAAGTGAAGGCGGAAAAGATGAGGATGGAGCCTTTGAAGCTTCCCAACGGCGTGCTTGTCATCAACGACGCATACAACGCCAATCCCCAGTCCTCCGAGGCGGCGCTGCAAAGCGTGGCGGCGATGAAAAAACCGGGCAAGTTCTATTTCGTGTTCGGCGACATGCTCGAGCTTGGCGCCGAAAGCGAGAATGCCCACAGGCGCATCGGGAAGCTGGCGGCCAAATCAGGCGTGGACGCGGTGTTCGCCCTCGGAAAGATGGCGGCGCTGGCCGCCGCCGAGGCGGGCAAGTCGGGAGTGCGCGGCGTGGTAAGGAAAACGCACTGGGAACTGGCCGGGGCCATTTCCGGGTGCGTCCATGCAGGCGACACTGTGCTGGTGAAAGGATCGCGCGGGATGGCCATGGAAAGGGCCGTCACGCATCTTGTGGAAATACTGGGAGGTTAG
- a CDS encoding phospho-N-acetylmuramoyl-pentapeptide-transferase — translation MLYNLLYPLHDAYTVFNVFRYITFRSIYAVVTGLAVALVIGPVFIEYLKSRQIGEKIRSDGPKSHLSKAGTPTMGGILILISMLLPTLLWADLLNGYVWVAVETALMFGAIGLYDDYVKLKGIRKGGISGRQKLALQFAAALVIVMCVYIAHGGSEGLTKVHVPFLKNVQPDLGILYVPFAMLVIVGAANAVNLTDGLDGLAIGPVIMSFITYAILCYIAGNAKMAAYLNIPYMPQVGEATVFCAAVIGASLGFLWYNCYPAMVFMGNVGSTALGGALGAVAVVSKQEIILVVVGGVFVVEAVSVIIQVAWFKSTGKRFFRMAPLHHHFEHLGWPEPQVIVRFWIVAVILALLSLSTLKLR, via the coding sequence GTGCTGTACAATCTTTTATATCCGCTGCACGACGCGTACACGGTCTTCAACGTGTTCCGTTATATAACCTTCCGTTCCATCTACGCGGTGGTGACGGGGCTTGCGGTGGCGCTTGTCATCGGGCCGGTGTTCATCGAATACCTGAAGAGCCGCCAGATCGGCGAAAAGATAAGAAGCGACGGACCGAAGAGCCACCTGTCCAAGGCCGGCACTCCCACCATGGGGGGGATACTGATCCTGATATCGATGCTGTTGCCGACGCTTCTGTGGGCGGACCTGCTCAACGGATACGTGTGGGTGGCGGTGGAGACCGCCCTGATGTTCGGCGCCATCGGCCTTTACGACGACTACGTGAAACTCAAAGGCATCCGCAAGGGGGGCATATCGGGGCGTCAGAAACTTGCGTTGCAGTTCGCGGCGGCGCTGGTGATAGTGATGTGCGTTTATATCGCCCACGGCGGCTCGGAGGGGCTCACCAAGGTTCACGTGCCGTTCCTCAAGAACGTCCAGCCGGACCTTGGGATACTGTATGTCCCATTCGCCATGCTGGTGATTGTGGGGGCCGCAAACGCGGTCAACCTCACTGACGGGCTGGACGGGCTGGCCATCGGCCCGGTCATAATGTCGTTCATCACCTATGCGATCCTCTGTTACATCGCCGGCAACGCGAAGATGGCGGCGTACTTGAACATTCCTTACATGCCCCAGGTGGGAGAGGCCACGGTGTTCTGCGCGGCGGTGATAGGCGCTTCGCTGGGATTCCTCTGGTACAACTGCTATCCGGCGATGGTGTTCATGGGCAACGTGGGCTCCACGGCGCTTGGCGGGGCCCTCGGGGCGGTGGCTGTGGTGAGCAAGCAGGAGATCATCCTCGTTGTGGTTGGGGGGGTGTTCGTGGTGGAGGCGGTGTCGGTGATAATCCAGGTGGCGTGGTTTAAGTCCACCGGGAAAAGGTTTTTCCGGATGGCGCCGCTGCACCACCATTTCGAGCATCTCGGATGGCCGGAGCCGCAGGTGATCGTTCGGTTCTGGATCGTGGCGGTTATCCTGGCGCTGCTGTCGCTTAGCACGCTCAAACTGCGGTGA
- a CDS encoding UDP-N-acetylmuramoyl-L-alanyl-D-glutamate--2,6-diaminopimelate ligase produces the protein MTAEKTIGALAELLGSPRDRLGGIDPSAPVKGVCYNSKSTVPGGLFVAVKGAAADGHDYIMDAISKGALAVVAQKTPSVPLPGGAALLIVEDSRGALAAIADWYYGSPTSEMSVTGVTGTNGKTTTTYIISAVMNAAGRACGKIGTIGYDSGGKTIPLDNTTPECLDVQRILRQMKDGGAVCCAMEVSSHALEQGRVNGVRFSTAVFTNLTQDHLDYHGSMEKYFEAKARLFAELSPRTAVINMDDPYGRRLVKMTSAPVITYGLSPEADVRAEDVTVSVDGVAMTLKTPSESIAVRSNLTGRHNVYNLLAAAAAACAEKVSLSSFAQGAAALACVPGRFERVDAGQPFAVIVDYAHTPDALEKTLTTARSLAEGKIITVFGCGGDRDRKKRPLMGRAAWTLSDHVVVTSDNPRTEDPEKIIEEILGGINREENRAGALEVIPDRREAIRAAARAAREGDLLLIAGKGHEDYQIVGRVKSHFDDREEARKAVMEAYGKVRR, from the coding sequence ATGACGGCGGAAAAGACAATCGGCGCCTTGGCGGAACTTTTGGGATCGCCCCGTGACAGACTTGGCGGCATTGACCCGTCCGCTCCGGTGAAAGGGGTGTGCTACAACTCGAAGAGCACAGTCCCCGGCGGGCTTTTTGTGGCGGTGAAAGGGGCCGCCGCGGACGGGCATGACTATATTATGGACGCGATAAGCAAGGGGGCTTTGGCCGTTGTCGCCCAGAAGACGCCGTCAGTTCCCCTTCCCGGCGGGGCCGCGTTATTGATTGTGGAGGATTCACGCGGAGCGCTGGCCGCCATAGCGGACTGGTATTACGGCTCCCCCACCTCGGAAATGAGCGTCACGGGGGTCACCGGCACCAACGGGAAGACCACCACCACATACATAATAAGCGCCGTGATGAACGCGGCGGGCCGGGCATGCGGCAAGATCGGCACGATAGGCTACGATTCCGGCGGAAAGACCATCCCGCTGGACAACACCACGCCGGAGTGCCTCGACGTCCAGCGGATACTCCGCCAGATGAAAGACGGCGGAGCGGTATGCTGCGCCATGGAGGTGTCGTCGCACGCCCTTGAGCAGGGGCGGGTCAACGGTGTGAGGTTCTCCACGGCGGTGTTCACCAACCTTACGCAGGACCACCTGGACTATCACGGCTCCATGGAAAAATATTTTGAGGCCAAGGCCAGGCTGTTCGCGGAGCTTTCGCCGCGCACGGCGGTGATCAACATGGACGATCCATACGGCCGGCGGCTTGTGAAAATGACAAGCGCGCCGGTGATCACTTATGGGCTTTCGCCGGAGGCCGATGTGCGGGCGGAGGATGTGACAGTGTCGGTGGACGGTGTGGCGATGACACTGAAAACACCGTCGGAGAGCATTGCCGTGCGCTCAAACCTCACGGGGAGGCATAACGTATATAACCTTCTGGCGGCGGCGGCGGCGGCCTGCGCGGAGAAAGTTTCCCTTTCCAGTTTTGCCCAAGGGGCCGCGGCGCTTGCTTGCGTTCCCGGCAGGTTCGAGCGGGTGGACGCCGGGCAGCCCTTCGCCGTGATAGTGGACTATGCCCACACCCCCGACGCGCTGGAGAAGACATTGACCACGGCGCGCAGCCTTGCGGAGGGGAAAATCATAACCGTGTTCGGCTGCGGCGGCGACAGGGACAGGAAGAAAAGGCCGTTGATGGGCCGCGCGGCCTGGACTCTGTCCGATCATGTGGTGGTGACTTCGGACAATCCCCGCACCGAAGACCCGGAGAAGATAATAGAAGAGATATTGGGCGGCATAAACAGGGAAGAAAACCGGGCCGGAGCGCTTGAGGTGATCCCGGACAGGCGCGAGGCCATCCGGGCGGCGGCGCGGGCGGCCAGGGAAGGGGACCTTCTGCTAATAGCAGGCAAGGGGCATGAGGACTACCAGATCGTTGGGCGCGTGAAGAGCCATTTTGACGACAGGGAAGAGGCGCGCAAGGCGGTGATGGAGGCATATGGCAAAGTTCGACGTTGA
- a CDS encoding tyrosine-type recombinase/integrase, translating into MSANELLKSPEKGLVQNFLVRLMAEKNASSHTIRAYSSDLGQFFHYMRQSGKWTSDASTASLASLDANVIRAYVGTLRRRQVSAVSVERKLCTLRSFFLYYIQTGDLALNPARDVPLPAKPKTNPGFLTPDEVNGLIDAPFEDDGKASIRDRAILEILYATGMRASELASLSVENVDFHRKFITVRGKGKKERLVPFGLKAEKAINELIFATPLAQEDAMGLPMFTNPRGKRLSVRSIHSIVKRRAKLCGMDRPVAPHKLRHTFATHLLDGGADLRVIQEMLGHSSLSTTQKYTHVGLAQLMKVYDGAHPRAFAAENANEGAKR; encoded by the coding sequence ATGAGCGCAAACGAACTGTTAAAGTCCCCTGAAAAGGGTCTGGTCCAAAACTTCCTTGTAAGGTTGATGGCCGAGAAGAACGCATCCTCCCACACCATCCGCGCGTACTCCTCCGATCTCGGTCAGTTCTTCCATTACATGCGGCAGTCCGGCAAATGGACCTCCGACGCCTCCACCGCAAGCCTTGCCTCCCTGGACGCCAATGTCATCCGGGCTTACGTTGGAACACTGCGCCGCCGCCAGGTTTCCGCGGTGAGCGTGGAACGCAAGCTTTGCACGTTGCGCTCTTTTTTCCTTTATTACATCCAGACCGGTGATTTGGCGCTAAACCCCGCCCGGGACGTCCCGCTCCCAGCCAAACCCAAGACAAACCCCGGCTTCCTTACCCCCGATGAAGTCAACGGGCTTATCGACGCACCCTTTGAAGACGACGGCAAAGCCTCCATACGCGACAGGGCCATCCTGGAAATCCTTTACGCCACCGGCATGCGCGCCTCCGAACTTGCCTCCCTTTCCGTGGAGAACGTTGATTTCCACCGCAAGTTCATCACCGTGCGCGGCAAGGGAAAAAAGGAAAGGCTGGTCCCCTTTGGATTGAAGGCGGAAAAGGCCATCAACGAGCTGATCTTCGCCACTCCCCTGGCGCAAGAGGACGCGATGGGCCTGCCGATGTTCACCAATCCGCGCGGCAAAAGGCTTTCGGTGCGCTCGATCCATTCGATAGTGAAGCGCCGGGCGAAACTGTGCGGGATGGACAGGCCGGTGGCTCCCCACAAGCTGCGCCATACCTTCGCCACCCATCTGCTCGACGGCGGGGCGGACCTGCGCGTGATACAGGAAATGCTCGGCCATTCCAGCCTTTCGACCACACAGAAATACACCCACGTGGGCCTTGCCCAGTTGATGAAAGTATATGACGGCGCCCATCCACGGGCGTTCGCGGCGGAAAACGCAAATGAAGGAGCGAAACGATGA
- a CDS encoding penicillin-binding protein 2 produces the protein MRKNNLESSEKKKAGGYRLRTAMVAGFLSLWAVAAMGKMFQLVILGDSRLEEYSEKLHFGNLNIHLPRGFIYDRNLNELAVSIDMNSAYLNPRLLDNPARTVRRLSELLEPEDGQAQKALSRKLMGVISKRKDKNFVWVRRKMEPDMYEKVKKEDIQGVGFIKESKRFYPKRDMAAKIIGFCGVDNQGLYGVEYGYDQVIRPTNSRFLVLKDALGRPISMPDAIAITEKSAPADLVLTIDERIQYITEKALERQVLKSQAKSGVAIVMDPFTGEILASAEQPRFNPNMYNRYAADLMKPQAVAHAVEPGSTFKLFVAAAAIEEKLLTPDEVIDCENGHYTVGGHEFKEAHKNRYGAMTVSEIIAKSSNIGAMKIGERLGPRTLNKYIRSFGFGGKTEVDLPGEIPGLLRPVSDWSATSLPSISFGQEISVTPVQLAAGIAAFANGGYLVRPHFVRAWLRNGEVIKVAGREVVGKPISAATARLMTEMMTGVVEHGTGEKAAIPGYTVAGKTGTAQKIDPVTRSYSADRHLASFAGFFPADAPRLVILVMIDEPKGVEWGGAVAGPVFSEIGARAARALRIPAAGSDLYEIDWEKMKRRNWDGQEGEMNAGATASAGEKS, from the coding sequence TTGCGAAAAAATAACCTGGAAAGCTCCGAAAAGAAAAAAGCCGGCGGCTACCGGCTTCGGACCGCGATGGTGGCGGGATTCCTGTCGCTATGGGCGGTGGCGGCCATGGGCAAGATGTTCCAGCTTGTGATCCTTGGCGATTCGCGGTTGGAGGAGTACTCGGAGAAGCTGCATTTCGGCAATCTGAACATACATCTTCCCAGGGGATTCATATACGACAGGAACCTCAACGAACTGGCGGTGTCCATAGACATGAATTCGGCCTACCTGAATCCCCGCCTGCTGGACAACCCGGCCAGGACCGTGCGCAGGCTTTCCGAACTGCTCGAGCCGGAGGACGGGCAGGCCCAGAAGGCGCTGTCCCGCAAGCTGATGGGTGTGATCAGCAAGCGCAAGGACAAGAATTTCGTGTGGGTGAGGCGCAAGATGGAGCCGGACATGTATGAAAAGGTGAAAAAAGAGGACATCCAGGGTGTGGGGTTCATAAAGGAGTCCAAGCGCTTTTATCCCAAGCGCGACATGGCCGCCAAGATCATCGGCTTTTGCGGCGTGGACAACCAGGGGCTTTACGGCGTGGAATACGGGTATGACCAGGTGATCCGCCCCACAAATTCCCGCTTCCTTGTTTTGAAAGACGCCCTCGGAAGGCCGATTTCCATGCCCGACGCGATAGCCATAACCGAAAAAAGCGCCCCCGCCGACCTTGTGCTCACCATAGACGAGCGGATCCAATACATCACCGAGAAAGCGCTGGAGCGGCAGGTGCTAAAGTCCCAGGCCAAAAGCGGGGTGGCGATAGTGATGGACCCGTTCACGGGAGAGATACTAGCCTCGGCCGAGCAGCCCAGGTTCAACCCGAACATGTACAACCGGTACGCCGCGGACCTTATGAAACCCCAGGCTGTGGCCCACGCGGTGGAGCCGGGTTCCACCTTCAAGCTTTTCGTGGCGGCGGCGGCCATCGAGGAAAAGCTCCTGACCCCCGACGAGGTGATCGACTGCGAGAACGGGCATTACACGGTGGGGGGGCATGAATTCAAGGAAGCGCACAAGAACAGGTACGGCGCCATGACGGTGTCGGAGATAATCGCAAAGTCGAGCAACATCGGCGCGATGAAGATCGGCGAGCGGCTGGGGCCCAGGACGCTGAACAAATACATCAGGAGTTTCGGGTTCGGCGGGAAGACGGAAGTGGACCTTCCCGGCGAGATACCAGGGCTTCTGCGGCCTGTGAGCGATTGGTCGGCCACGTCGCTGCCTTCCATATCGTTCGGGCAGGAGATATCGGTGACGCCGGTGCAGCTGGCCGCGGGGATCGCCGCGTTCGCCAACGGAGGCTACCTTGTGCGCCCCCATTTCGTGCGGGCGTGGCTTCGCAACGGCGAGGTGATCAAGGTGGCCGGAAGGGAAGTGGTGGGCAAGCCGATTTCCGCGGCCACGGCCCGCCTTATGACGGAGATGATGACCGGCGTTGTGGAGCACGGCACGGGCGAGAAGGCGGCCATCCCGGGATACACCGTCGCCGGGAAGACAGGCACCGCGCAGAAGATAGACCCGGTGACAAGGTCATACTCCGCCGACAGGCACCTGGCCTCTTTCGCCGGATTTTTCCCGGCGGACGCGCCAAGGCTTGTGATTCTCGTGATGATTGACGAGCCAAAGGGGGTGGAGTGGGGCGGAGCCGTGGCGGGGCCGGTGTTTTCGGAGATCGGGGCGCGGGCGGCGCGGGCGCTGCGCATACCGGCGGCCGGGTCGGACCTGTACGAAATAGATTGGGAAAAGATGAAACGCAGGAATTGGGACGGCCAGGAAGGCGAAATGAACGCCGGGGCAACGGCTTCCGCCGGAGAGAAATCATGA